Proteins from one Bacillota bacterium LX-D genomic window:
- a CDS encoding TolC family protein yields MHKLKKVLPVITFPLVLTFCSFGLSQAAQNNEPEKFTLDRAVQYAIDNSLEMEQVYLTLKANEENQDKAYYNAKKLHKGENSLDQGKSSLNTAKDQLENVNQAIAQMDAAGADKNSPDYKKLVSTKEKLEAGIAAGETNLKAGKESFQEGIKKVSTELNLAGVTTNNLTDASSAADLMKTSADIALSVTNAGVLIQKQGLALQVENAYYDVLEKQRLVKVQQDTLNLATQLYQFAKNSYDTGFSAKDEYLLAQLQVKAAKMKLLQAQHNLQLAKNQLKQLMNYDLKKDIVLEDNFTTKAEELNLDQGLEKGLNKRLEILKGNGELLIARLNLSITAKSYTPNTYYYREAELQQEQAELNIKKQKSAVTNSILNSYNAVQTAKAALETVRDMEKLAQENLEIATYKYKAGFGEDSKLLKQMDTENLSGTIAEVLAAQEKVSEVQAAVVNAIYNYNLSLAKYKFDTGEY; encoded by the coding sequence ATGCATAAACTGAAAAAAGTCCTTCCAGTCATTACATTTCCCTTGGTTTTAACTTTTTGCTCCTTTGGGTTAAGCCAGGCTGCCCAGAATAATGAGCCGGAGAAATTTACTTTGGATAGGGCTGTCCAATATGCCATTGACAACAGCTTAGAAATGGAGCAGGTTTATTTAACCTTAAAAGCAAATGAAGAAAATCAGGATAAGGCCTACTACAATGCTAAAAAACTGCACAAAGGAGAAAATTCCCTTGATCAAGGGAAATCCAGCCTAAATACTGCTAAAGACCAATTGGAAAATGTAAACCAAGCAATTGCCCAAATGGATGCTGCCGGGGCAGATAAGAATAGTCCGGATTACAAGAAGCTTGTCAGTACAAAAGAAAAGCTGGAAGCAGGAATTGCAGCTGGGGAAACTAATCTCAAAGCGGGCAAAGAAAGTTTCCAGGAAGGAATTAAAAAAGTCAGTACGGAGCTTAATTTAGCAGGTGTAACCACTAACAATTTAACTGATGCCTCTTCTGCCGCCGATTTAATGAAAACCAGTGCCGATATTGCTTTAAGTGTAACTAATGCCGGAGTTTTAATCCAAAAACAAGGTTTAGCCTTACAAGTAGAAAATGCCTACTACGATGTCTTAGAAAAGCAGAGATTAGTTAAGGTACAACAAGATACCCTTAACTTAGCAACGCAGCTATACCAATTCGCCAAGAACAGCTACGATACTGGTTTTAGCGCCAAAGACGAATATTTATTGGCACAGCTTCAGGTTAAGGCCGCCAAAATGAAGCTTCTACAGGCTCAACATAATTTACAGCTGGCCAAAAACCAATTAAAACAGCTGATGAATTATGACCTAAAAAAAGATATTGTCCTAGAAGACAACTTTACTACTAAAGCAGAGGAGCTTAATTTAGATCAAGGCTTGGAAAAAGGTTTAAACAAAAGATTAGAAATCCTTAAAGGCAATGGTGAACTTTTAATTGCCCGGCTTAACCTGTCAATTACAGCTAAATCCTACACTCCCAACACTTATTACTATCGGGAGGCAGAACTGCAGCAGGAACAAGCGGAACTTAATATTAAAAAGCAAAAAAGTGCAGTAACTAATTCCATTTTAAATTCCTATAACGCAGTTCAAACTGCAAAAGCTGCCTTGGAAACTGTCCGGGATATGGAGAAATTGGCTCAAGAAAATTTAGAAATTGCTACATATAAGTATAAAGCCGGTTTTGGAGAAGATTCAAAACTCTTAAAGCAAATGGATACGGAAAATTTATCCGGAACTATTGCGGAAGTCTTAGCAGCCCAGGAAAAAGTCAGCGAAGTCCAGGCAGCAGTTGTAAATGCTATTTACAATTACAATTTATCTTTAGCTAAATATAAATTTGATACTGGGGAGTATTAA